A stretch of the Hydra vulgaris chromosome 09, alternate assembly HydraT2T_AEP genome encodes the following:
- the LOC136085010 gene encoding zinc finger and BTB domain-containing protein 6-like — protein MDKRELELNQSSEVITLTKVNETIQEKSSKLLSAWNMFYMENKDNLNVQNDSNANENFGIRSKVLAQAWKQCSKLQKEHYKKLASQHKKASISCQCGKLFKKKKEFNRHQKSCGKVFECHSCSKSFGANKNFKRHVKEQHNGEARKRNNVL, from the exons atGGATAAAAGAGAATTAGAATTGAACCAATCTTCAGAAGTAATTACATTGACAAAAGTAAATG AAACAATTCAAGAGAAAAGTTCAAAACTTCTTTCTGCTTGGAACATGTTTTACATGGAAAATAAA GATAATCTAAATGTTCAAAATGACAGTAATGCGAATGAAAATTTTGGCATAAGATCTAAGGTTCTTGCACAAGCTTGGAAACAGTGTTCCAAATTGCAAAAAGAG catTACAAGAAACTTGCCAGTCAACACAAAAAAGCAAGCATTTCTTGTCAATGtggcaaattatttaaaaaaaaaaaagaatttaaccGGCATCAGAAGTCATGCGGAAAAGTTTTTGAATGCCATTCTTGTAGCAAGTCTTTCGGTgctaacaaaaattttaaaagacatgTTAAAGAACAGCATAACGGAGAGGCACgaaaaagaaacaatgttttATAG